A genomic stretch from Acidobacteriota bacterium includes:
- the dnaB gene encoding replicative DNA helicase yields the protein MLDTMQAPKSLPHSEESERAVLAAVLIDPRILPTISGRLRAEDFYFERNQFIFQAMVDLTDEQTTVDLRTLQARLEQRAELERVGGLAYLSSLDLDLPDLGRTETYVEIVKERSIRRRLIQASGEIIRDCLDGGLEAREALGKAEQAVLGLGEEAIQRGFASIGEIFHQTLEDLEERPGSTLIGLPTGFVDLDRITHGLNRGNLIIIAGRPGMGKTSFALNVAQHVAVRERRGVAVFSLEMSQQELALRVLCSLADVAFSSLRRGHLSQNQWSRIIKTVRETGGAPLYIDDSPNPSLLELSSKARRLKAEKGLDLVILDYLQLMQAGGRYENRNLEIAAISRGMKQLAKELEIPVIALSQLSRQPERRGGDHRPQLADLRESGSIEQDADIVAFVYRDEVYNPEDEEVKGLAELIISKHRNGETGVVEMVFQGETTTFHNMDRHGFDSQVPPP from the coding sequence ATGCTCGACACCATGCAGGCTCCCAAGAGCCTCCCTCACAGCGAAGAGTCCGAACGCGCGGTACTGGCGGCGGTTTTGATCGATCCCCGCATCCTGCCGACGATCTCCGGGCGGCTGCGGGCGGAGGACTTCTATTTCGAGCGCAATCAGTTCATCTTCCAGGCGATGGTGGACCTGACGGACGAGCAGACGACGGTCGATTTGCGCACTCTGCAGGCCCGTCTGGAGCAGCGGGCGGAGCTGGAGCGGGTCGGCGGGCTGGCCTACCTCTCCAGCCTCGACCTCGACCTACCGGACCTCGGGCGCACCGAAACCTATGTCGAGATCGTCAAGGAGCGCTCCATCCGGCGGCGGCTGATCCAGGCCTCCGGCGAGATCATCCGTGACTGCCTGGACGGCGGCCTCGAGGCGCGGGAGGCCCTCGGCAAAGCGGAGCAGGCGGTGCTCGGGTTGGGCGAGGAGGCGATCCAGCGGGGCTTCGCGTCGATCGGCGAGATCTTCCATCAGACCCTCGAAGACCTGGAGGAGCGGCCCGGCAGCACCCTGATCGGCCTACCGACGGGTTTCGTCGACCTCGATCGCATCACCCACGGCCTGAACCGCGGCAACCTGATCATCATCGCCGGCCGGCCGGGCATGGGCAAGACCAGCTTCGCCCTCAATGTGGCGCAGCACGTCGCCGTGCGGGAGAGGCGCGGGGTGGCGGTGTTTAGCCTCGAGATGTCGCAGCAAGAACTCGCCCTGCGCGTGCTCTGCTCCCTGGCGGACGTCGCCTTCTCCAGCCTGCGCCGGGGGCACCTATCGCAGAACCAGTGGAGCCGCATCATCAAGACGGTGCGGGAGACCGGCGGCGCTCCGCTCTACATCGACGACTCGCCGAATCCCTCGCTGTTGGAGCTGTCCTCCAAAGCCCGGCGCCTGAAAGCCGAGAAGGGCCTGGACCTGGTGATCCTCGACTACCTGCAGCTCATGCAGGCCGGCGGACGCTACGAGAATCGCAACCTCGAGATCGCCGCCATCAGCCGCGGCATGAAGCAGCTCGCCAAGGAGCTGGAGATTCCGGTCATCGCCCTATCGCAGCTCTCCCGACAGCCGGAGCGGCGCGGCGGCGACCACCGGCCGCAGCTCGCCGATCTGCGCGAGAGCGGCTCGATCGAGCAGGATGCGGACATCGTCGCCTTCGTCTACCGCGACGAGGTTTACAACCCCGAAGACGAAGAGGTCAAAGGCCTCGCCGAGCTGATCATCTCCAAGCATCGTAACGGCGAGACGGGCGTCGTCGAAATGGTGTTCCAGGGGGAGACCACCACCTTCCACAACATGGACCGGCATGGTTTCGACTCCCAGGTTCCACCCCCCTGA
- a CDS encoding TonB-dependent receptor produces the protein MKWLTYILSILSLLALPCVAHGQCAFEATVVDGDREPVPGAIVHLLGDGQQLTADGSGRVCAQDVSIGRQTLLVVADGFSVLDALVTKRDEPLLMTLQLTPAFGEELVVTGTRTAKRLADTPVHVQQIDREAIERSASRTLADAIELTPGVRIESNCQNCNFSQVRMLGLEGPYSQILVDGQPTVSSLALVYGVEQFPASALESIEVVKGGGAAIYGAGAVGGVINLIPHSPLDTHLTVEGRSLRTGGEAGYSFSAIGDYSPRGKRTGISLIAQRDQVDPADRDGDGFSEVTSRELTTLGLRAEHYLFADQARVSGEFNWTEANRRGGDLLRFGLRPDETALTEAIDTERLGLSIGLLHTVSSRFDYRMAASFADTSRDSYYGAGFDPNAYGTTENPLWITDSQANLYHPRGTYSFGASFSRDETDDRQPGYDRILRETHTNLGVFLQDDRTIGDKVTVVYGVRADDHSALPDPVVLPRVAAMIAPRDDVTVRFSFAQGFRAPVTFDEDLHIELAGGAARVIRQGEGLVEERSNAFLGSLEWRPTFGRKGSASIELAAFRTDLDDLFDVIDADDPATEQREFLRVNAEGATVEGMELTVALRWGSNLALQAGYATQSSRFDVPEPDFGSREFFRSPDHYGTFSLQTGLPAAIDLFFAARYTGEMVAPHYAGFIDEDRLERTPSFLELDVNLSRDFEIAGRTLTLTAGAKNLTDEYQEDLDRGPDRDSNYVYGPRLPRTYQVGLRWKL, from the coding sequence ATGAAGTGGCTGACATACATTCTTTCGATCTTGTCGCTGCTGGCGCTGCCCTGCGTAGCCCATGGACAGTGTGCCTTTGAGGCCACCGTGGTCGATGGCGATCGGGAGCCCGTTCCGGGAGCCATCGTGCATCTGTTGGGCGACGGCCAGCAACTCACCGCTGACGGCAGCGGTCGGGTCTGCGCGCAGGACGTTTCCATCGGCCGGCAGACCTTGCTGGTGGTGGCTGACGGTTTCTCCGTTCTCGACGCGCTCGTCACCAAGCGAGATGAGCCGTTGCTGATGACGCTACAACTGACTCCGGCCTTCGGCGAAGAGCTGGTGGTCACCGGTACACGCACCGCCAAGCGTCTGGCGGATACACCGGTTCATGTCCAGCAGATCGACCGGGAAGCCATCGAGCGGTCCGCCTCCCGAACCCTTGCCGACGCCATCGAACTGACGCCGGGCGTGCGGATCGAGAGCAACTGCCAGAACTGTAATTTCTCGCAGGTGCGCATGCTCGGCCTGGAGGGGCCCTACTCTCAGATCTTGGTCGACGGCCAGCCCACGGTCTCGTCTCTCGCCTTGGTGTACGGCGTCGAGCAGTTCCCAGCCAGTGCCCTCGAATCCATTGAGGTGGTCAAAGGCGGCGGTGCCGCCATCTATGGAGCCGGTGCGGTTGGCGGAGTCATCAACCTGATTCCCCACTCACCTTTGGATACCCACTTGACCGTCGAGGGGCGAAGTCTTCGAACCGGCGGTGAGGCCGGCTACAGCTTTTCGGCCATCGGCGACTACAGTCCGCGCGGCAAACGCACGGGGATATCGTTGATCGCGCAACGCGACCAAGTCGACCCTGCAGACCGAGACGGCGACGGTTTCAGCGAGGTGACGAGCCGCGAGCTGACGACCCTTGGCCTGCGCGCCGAGCACTATCTATTCGCCGATCAAGCGCGCGTCTCCGGTGAGTTCAACTGGACGGAAGCAAATCGCAGGGGCGGCGATCTGCTGCGCTTCGGCCTGCGGCCTGACGAAACCGCCCTCACCGAAGCGATCGACACCGAGCGCCTAGGTCTGTCGATTGGCCTTCTGCACACGGTCTCGTCGCGCTTCGACTACCGAATGGCGGCATCCTTCGCAGACACTTCCCGGGACTCCTACTACGGAGCGGGCTTCGATCCCAACGCCTACGGCACGACCGAAAACCCGCTGTGGATCACGGATTCACAGGCCAATCTCTATCATCCGCGGGGCACCTACAGCTTCGGCGCCAGTTTCAGCCGGGACGAGACCGACGACCGCCAGCCGGGATACGACCGCATTCTGCGGGAAACCCACACCAACCTCGGAGTCTTCCTCCAGGACGACCGCACGATCGGCGACAAGGTCACCGTGGTATACGGGGTGCGAGCCGACGACCACTCGGCGCTACCGGATCCGGTGGTGCTACCGCGGGTCGCCGCGATGATCGCGCCGCGAGACGACGTGACCGTCCGCTTCTCGTTCGCCCAGGGCTTTCGGGCTCCGGTCACCTTCGACGAGGACCTGCACATCGAGCTGGCGGGCGGCGCGGCGCGGGTGATCCGCCAAGGCGAAGGGTTGGTCGAAGAGCGTTCGAACGCCTTTCTGGGTTCTCTCGAATGGCGTCCGACCTTTGGCCGGAAGGGCAGCGCTTCGATCGAACTCGCGGCCTTTCGCACCGATCTCGACGATCTTTTCGACGTCATCGACGCCGACGACCCGGCGACCGAGCAGCGCGAGTTCCTGCGGGTCAACGCGGAGGGCGCGACAGTCGAAGGGATGGAGCTGACGGTCGCGCTGCGCTGGGGGTCGAACCTGGCGCTGCAGGCGGGATACGCCACGCAGAGTTCGCGCTTCGATGTTCCTGAACCGGACTTCGGTAGCCGCGAGTTTTTCCGGTCGCCGGATCACTACGGCACCTTCAGCCTCCAGACCGGTTTGCCGGCGGCGATCGATCTGTTCTTCGCCGCCCGCTACACCGGTGAAATGGTGGCGCCGCACTATGCGGGCTTCATCGACGAGGACCGCCTCGAGAGGACCCCGTCATTCCTCGAGCTCGACGTCAACCTGTCGCGCGACTTCGAGATCGCCGGCCGCACCCTCACCCTCACCGCCGGGGCCAAGAATCTGACCGATGAGTACCAGGAGGATCTGGATCGGGGACCGGACCGCGACTCCAATTACGTTTACGGTCCGCGTCTGCCTCGGACCTACCAGGTGGGCTTGCGGTGGAAGCTCTGA
- a CDS encoding TlpA disulfide reductase family protein: MEALTHAVVLAVAGLLGTPAAMGASEATDPSIWQAEEWTDLEGYSWTASELEGRVVLLDFWATWCPPCLAELPQLRALHEDRQDDGLLIVGIALDAIDRRGLRSFLLRHGIEWPQVHRPDGLRSEVARRFGVDALPVTVLVDRRGRVVARNLRGEALARVVDSLIQFER; this comes from the coding sequence GTGGAAGCTCTGACCCATGCCGTGGTCCTCGCCGTTGCCGGCTTGTTGGGCACACCGGCGGCGATGGGTGCGTCGGAGGCGACGGATCCCTCGATCTGGCAGGCCGAAGAATGGACCGACCTCGAAGGCTACTCGTGGACGGCGAGTGAGCTGGAAGGCCGGGTCGTTCTGCTCGATTTTTGGGCCACCTGGTGCCCTCCCTGCTTGGCGGAGCTGCCGCAACTGCGGGCACTGCACGAAGATCGTCAGGACGACGGTCTGTTGATCGTGGGAATCGCTCTCGATGCGATCGATCGGCGCGGACTGCGCTCGTTCCTGTTGCGCCACGGCATCGAATGGCCGCAGGTTCATCGCCCGGACGGCCTTCGATCCGAGGTGGCAAGGCGCTTCGGCGTCGATGCCCTACCGGTGACCGTCCTGGTCGACCGCCGCGGCCGGGTCGTGGCTCGCAACCTGCGCGGCGAAGCGCTCGCCCGGGTCGTCGATTCCTTGATCCAATTCGAGCGGTAG
- a CDS encoding S46 family peptidase gives MQAPQRTSTAVFLAVILVFAVSAAPLSAVEGKWTPEQILAHDPAWLAELGLEIAPQELWKAAGGGLLEAIVQINGCSAGFVSDEGLLITNHHCIFSILQEHSTPERDLIDQGFLAVDRSDELPATGMRAQVPVRFEDVTEAVMAAVPAGADDGERFEAVERRRKELVAECETENFRRCRVATYDGGVRIVRIEAIELRDARLVYAPPRWVGEFGGEVDNWSWPRHAGDFALVRIYAGENNAPAEKAASNVPYRPRRSLEVAPGDLARDDFVMVVGYPGRTFRSQVAAEMEETGTLYFPRRSALFRDRIALMKAASEEGEEARIALADRIKSLENAEKNGRGQVAGLERGQILDKKRSLEERYTAWAESRTEEQEGLAALGALTEAAEANQAAGWQRDFLLGQVRSGPLAFALTLGMVRGAQEAEKPDIERRAGYQERDRPRRRTSHERNQKRIHPPTERALMLDWLTRAAALPADQRLASIDALVKGDETNDASVAAAVETLYADTGLMDLETRLELFDLDLGALEERAKSDPLLAFAFALTGDLKELEERENRRAGAELRLRPAWRRSLERFLGRPLDPDANGTLRVSLAHVKGYSPRDAVWMEPFTTLAGLIQKHTGEDPFDAPKSVREAAPESPASRWAAPFLKDVPVGFLATGDTTGGSSGSPVLDGRGRLVGVNFDRVWENIANDFGYNPEIARNVSADVRYMLWMLESVAGEGAAALLEELGVSPPDR, from the coding sequence ATGCAAGCACCCCAGCGAACGTCCACCGCCGTTTTCCTCGCCGTCATTCTCGTTTTCGCGGTCTCCGCCGCGCCCCTTTCCGCCGTCGAGGGCAAGTGGACGCCGGAGCAGATCCTGGCCCACGACCCCGCTTGGCTCGCCGAACTGGGCCTGGAGATCGCGCCACAGGAGTTGTGGAAGGCGGCGGGTGGGGGATTGCTCGAAGCGATCGTCCAGATCAACGGCTGTAGCGCCGGCTTCGTCTCCGACGAAGGACTGTTGATCACCAACCACCACTGCATTTTCTCCATCCTCCAGGAGCATTCGACGCCGGAGCGAGACCTGATCGATCAGGGCTTCCTGGCGGTGGACCGGTCCGACGAGCTGCCGGCGACGGGGATGCGGGCACAGGTGCCGGTGCGCTTCGAGGACGTGACCGAGGCGGTGATGGCGGCGGTGCCCGCCGGAGCCGACGACGGTGAGCGCTTCGAGGCGGTGGAGCGGCGGCGCAAGGAATTGGTCGCCGAGTGCGAGACCGAGAACTTCCGCCGCTGCCGCGTCGCCACCTACGACGGCGGCGTGCGGATCGTGCGGATCGAGGCCATCGAATTGCGCGACGCGCGGCTGGTCTACGCACCGCCGCGCTGGGTGGGGGAATTCGGCGGCGAAGTGGACAACTGGTCCTGGCCGCGCCACGCGGGCGACTTCGCCCTGGTGCGGATCTATGCCGGCGAGAACAACGCACCGGCGGAGAAGGCGGCCAGCAACGTGCCTTATCGTCCCCGTCGTTCGCTGGAGGTGGCACCGGGCGATCTCGCTCGGGACGACTTCGTGATGGTGGTGGGCTATCCCGGCCGCACCTTCCGCTCGCAGGTGGCGGCGGAGATGGAGGAGACCGGGACCCTCTACTTCCCGCGCCGGAGCGCCCTTTTCCGCGACCGCATCGCCCTGATGAAGGCCGCCTCGGAGGAGGGCGAGGAGGCCCGTATCGCCCTGGCGGATCGCATCAAGAGCCTGGAGAACGCCGAGAAGAACGGCCGCGGTCAGGTGGCCGGCCTGGAGCGCGGCCAGATCCTCGACAAGAAGCGATCCCTCGAAGAGAGGTACACCGCCTGGGCGGAAAGTCGCACCGAAGAGCAGGAGGGCCTAGCGGCCCTCGGCGCCCTCACCGAAGCGGCGGAGGCCAACCAGGCCGCCGGCTGGCAGAGGGACTTTCTCCTCGGCCAGGTGCGCAGCGGCCCCCTCGCCTTCGCCCTGACCCTGGGAATGGTGCGCGGCGCGCAGGAAGCGGAAAAGCCGGATATCGAACGGCGAGCCGGCTACCAAGAGCGCGATCGCCCCCGCCGCCGCACGTCCCATGAACGCAACCAGAAACGCATCCACCCGCCCACCGAGCGGGCCTTGATGCTCGACTGGCTGACGCGGGCGGCGGCGCTGCCCGCGGACCAGCGCCTCGCCTCGATCGACGCTCTGGTGAAAGGGGACGAGACGAACGACGCTTCGGTCGCCGCGGCCGTCGAGACGCTCTACGCCGACACCGGTCTGATGGACCTGGAGACCCGTCTGGAGCTGTTCGATCTCGACCTTGGGGCGCTTGAGGAGCGGGCGAAGTCGGACCCGCTCCTCGCCTTCGCCTTCGCCCTGACCGGCGATCTCAAAGAACTCGAAGAGCGGGAAAACCGCCGCGCCGGGGCGGAGTTGCGCTTGCGGCCCGCCTGGCGCCGCTCTCTGGAGCGTTTCCTCGGCCGGCCGCTGGACCCGGACGCCAACGGCACCCTGCGGGTCAGTCTCGCCCACGTAAAGGGCTACTCGCCGCGCGACGCGGTGTGGATGGAGCCGTTCACCACCCTCGCGGGATTGATCCAGAAGCACACCGGCGAGGATCCCTTCGACGCTCCGAAATCGGTGCGCGAGGCCGCGCCGGAATCTCCCGCCAGTCGCTGGGCGGCGCCCTTCCTGAAGGACGTGCCGGTGGGCTTCCTCGCCACCGGCGACACCACCGGCGGCAGCTCCGGCAGCCCGGTGCTCGACGGCCGGGGCCGGCTGGTGGGCGTGAACTTCGACCGGGTGTGGGAGAACATCGCCAACGACTTCGGCTACAACCCGGAGATCGCCAGGAACGTCAGTGCCGATGTCCGCTACATGCTGTGGATGCTCGAGTCAGTGGCCGGGGAGGGCGCCGCGGCTCTCCTCGAAGAGCTAGGCGTCTCGCCACCGGATCGATGA
- a CDS encoding HEAT repeat domain-containing protein has protein sequence MASQEPVFSLEEFAKELALGWRKLVFYPAGHPERQGALEPALGQLRGLLAPAGEIRLGVARDTLMAGPDVIGGVGVEKLADALYVRNVAFLIFKEGVALSDLLTLLQLLSDDPPEDGQRIDFGQELQRRGLTTIGAEAVDYSELLTVEDLAGSDRAYSLWNRILSGELGEEVGDGTMEAVMLLVRRLLPSGLEESGAAGTVALPEEARKLTARLAESIGQHLRQASDQAASRLLVRQVLELLDALPSVVRIPVLEAALSRLASPEGDEMALETLFEATAAPDLIAAIRSMRESGSGFSAHLMGLIEGLVVAAPALNRPSGPAGGESEATALVDLLRQDLDQAGAGDEQDEGEFAVRLPVVDPRLEVPADFDASLDTLQPGALRQSLLRTILVLLQDPFLDDEGADQLFTRLEEVFGSLVSSGRIAAATALVQQVRSLTDPDGGQGAGVSQAAARCLHRLAGPRTVEWLLDALRSTGPEAADPLVEALGLGLLEQLIEALNETKDRADRRLLLAVLQRFSAYVAPLAAQRLQDPRWFVVRNMLTLLAQVDDPGALAWIHHCADHEDSRVRLEAIKSLLRRDPDLPSARIASALNDPDERIRMRMAHGVGAFQRGQAVGPLLALLASRGPLARDRPLRVQALTSLGHIGDPAALPQLARFFGGLGLVPLEERRAAYASLAGYPPAARQMWVQKGLKVRDHEIRRVCQRLAREGGP, from the coding sequence ATGGCATCCCAAGAGCCGGTTTTTTCGCTCGAAGAGTTCGCCAAGGAACTCGCCCTCGGTTGGCGCAAGCTGGTGTTCTATCCGGCCGGCCATCCGGAGCGGCAGGGTGCCCTGGAGCCGGCGTTGGGCCAGCTCCGCGGCTTGCTGGCGCCGGCCGGAGAAATTCGCCTGGGGGTGGCGCGAGACACTCTGATGGCCGGACCGGACGTGATCGGCGGGGTCGGCGTCGAGAAGCTCGCCGACGCCCTCTACGTGCGCAATGTCGCTTTCCTGATCTTCAAGGAAGGGGTGGCGCTGAGCGACCTCCTGACGCTCCTCCAGTTGCTGAGCGATGATCCGCCCGAGGACGGCCAGCGGATCGATTTTGGGCAGGAACTCCAGCGTCGGGGATTGACTACCATCGGCGCCGAGGCGGTGGACTACTCCGAACTGCTGACGGTTGAAGACTTGGCCGGAAGTGACCGCGCCTATTCCCTGTGGAACCGGATCCTCTCCGGCGAGCTCGGCGAGGAGGTCGGCGACGGAACCATGGAAGCGGTGATGCTGCTGGTGCGCCGCCTGCTTCCCTCCGGCCTGGAGGAGTCCGGTGCCGCCGGTACCGTCGCCTTGCCGGAAGAGGCTAGGAAGCTCACCGCGCGGCTGGCCGAATCGATCGGACAGCACCTCCGGCAGGCTTCAGACCAGGCCGCCTCGCGGCTCCTGGTGCGGCAGGTTCTGGAACTGCTCGACGCCCTGCCGTCGGTGGTTCGCATCCCGGTACTGGAGGCGGCGTTGAGCCGTTTGGCCTCTCCAGAGGGCGACGAGATGGCCTTGGAGACCCTGTTCGAAGCGACCGCGGCGCCGGATCTGATCGCCGCCATTCGCTCGATGCGGGAGAGCGGCAGCGGCTTCTCAGCTCACTTGATGGGTTTGATCGAGGGCTTGGTGGTGGCGGCTCCAGCGCTCAATCGCCCGTCCGGACCGGCCGGCGGCGAATCCGAGGCGACGGCGCTGGTCGATCTGCTGCGCCAGGATCTCGATCAGGCGGGCGCCGGCGACGAGCAGGATGAAGGGGAATTCGCGGTGCGCCTGCCGGTGGTGGACCCTCGCCTGGAAGTGCCGGCGGATTTCGATGCTTCCCTCGACACCCTGCAGCCGGGGGCGTTGCGCCAAAGTCTGCTGCGCACCATCCTCGTCCTGCTGCAAGATCCTTTTCTGGACGACGAGGGCGCCGACCAGCTCTTTACCCGGCTGGAAGAGGTCTTTGGATCCCTGGTCAGCAGCGGGCGGATCGCGGCGGCGACAGCGCTGGTGCAGCAGGTGCGAAGCCTGACGGATCCCGACGGCGGCCAAGGTGCAGGAGTGTCCCAGGCGGCCGCCCGCTGCCTACATCGGCTTGCCGGACCGCGCACCGTCGAATGGCTCCTCGATGCCCTGCGTTCCACCGGACCGGAAGCGGCGGATCCGTTGGTCGAAGCCCTTGGCCTCGGCCTGCTCGAGCAGCTTATCGAGGCCTTGAACGAGACGAAGGACCGCGCCGACCGGCGCCTGCTGCTGGCGGTGCTGCAACGTTTCTCGGCCTATGTCGCGCCCCTCGCCGCCCAACGCCTGCAGGATCCCCGTTGGTTCGTCGTGCGCAACATGCTGACCCTGCTGGCGCAGGTCGACGATCCCGGGGCGCTCGCCTGGATCCACCACTGCGCCGACCACGAGGACTCGCGGGTTCGCCTGGAGGCGATCAAGAGCCTGCTGCGCCGCGATCCGGACCTGCCGTCGGCGCGCATCGCATCCGCCCTGAACGACCCGGACGAGCGCATTCGGATGCGTATGGCGCACGGCGTCGGCGCCTTTCAGCGTGGGCAAGCGGTTGGGCCGCTGCTCGCCCTGCTTGCGAGCCGCGGTCCCCTCGCCCGGGACCGGCCGCTGCGGGTGCAGGCGCTCACCAGCCTCGGCCACATCGGGGATCCCGCCGCCCTTCCCCAACTCGCTCGCTTCTTCGGGGGTCTCGGACTGGTTCCGCTGGAGGAGCGCCGTGCCGCCTATGCCTCCCTCGCCGGCTACCCGCCGGCGGCGCGGCAGATGTGGGTCCAGAAGGGCCTCAAGGTGCGCGACCACGAGATCCGCAGGGTGTGCCAGAGGCTCGCCCGCGAAGGAGGCCCATGA
- a CDS encoding HD domain-containing protein translates to MTDTGNLAPAEAAGATRGFLMGLSHAASTFGLYPAEHPRARQALGKLQEAFAVALTARQTEEVTLLLVDDDLAVDHEPWQRGSVYAAALRKAMTRARVERLTLQLGVTGEELADLLQALAGAYPATSGEHIQIGRLAIGDSSDDGFGAGLEGRIDALRDGLDLLAEDLTKGFAQLERTLWQVLETTAQQDRTFALLAGFREDGQNERLWRHSINVGLLAIHHGRALGLAGEALHGLGVGALLHDIGYLDFEGRMPSPALRRRHPELGARRLAAIEGMAEVPILVAFEHHLAWDGRGGYPESAARRPGLAAQITAVADCWDMVLQAGATLPYPARHDLAVAELQRRAGAMLDPFLVASFVERTSATE, encoded by the coding sequence ATGACCGACACCGGCAACCTGGCTCCTGCCGAGGCGGCGGGCGCCACCCGCGGCTTCTTGATGGGGCTGTCTCACGCCGCTTCCACCTTCGGCCTGTACCCGGCCGAACACCCGCGGGCACGACAGGCCTTAGGCAAGCTCCAAGAGGCCTTCGCCGTGGCCCTCACGGCGCGGCAGACCGAAGAGGTGACGTTGCTGCTGGTGGATGACGACCTGGCGGTCGATCACGAACCCTGGCAGCGCGGCAGCGTCTACGCTGCCGCGCTGCGCAAGGCGATGACCCGTGCCCGGGTCGAGCGGCTGACCCTGCAACTGGGGGTGACCGGCGAAGAGCTGGCGGACCTGCTCCAGGCCCTCGCCGGCGCCTACCCGGCGACCTCCGGGGAACACATTCAGATCGGTCGGCTGGCGATCGGCGATTCGTCGGACGATGGCTTCGGAGCCGGCCTCGAAGGCCGCATTGACGCGCTGCGCGACGGTTTGGATCTGCTGGCCGAGGATCTCACCAAGGGTTTCGCTCAGCTCGAACGCACCCTCTGGCAGGTGCTCGAAACGACCGCCCAGCAGGACCGCACCTTCGCCCTGCTGGCGGGTTTCCGGGAGGATGGGCAGAACGAGCGCCTATGGCGCCATTCGATCAATGTCGGATTGCTGGCGATTCACCACGGCCGCGCCCTCGGCCTGGCCGGCGAGGCGCTCCACGGCCTGGGCGTGGGGGCCCTGCTGCACGACATCGGATACCTGGACTTCGAGGGCCGGATGCCGTCGCCGGCGCTGCGCCGGCGCCACCCGGAGTTGGGAGCGAGGCGCCTGGCGGCGATCGAAGGGATGGCGGAGGTGCCGATTTTGGTGGCCTTCGAACATCACCTGGCGTGGGACGGACGCGGTGGCTATCCGGAATCCGCCGCCCGCCGGCCGGGGCTGGCGGCCCAGATTACCGCCGTGGCGGACTGTTGGGACATGGTGCTTCAGGCGGGGGCGACGCTGCCCTATCCGGCGCGTCACGACCTCGCCGTAGCCGAACTCCAGCGGCGCGCCGGGGCGATGCTCGACCCCTTCCTGGTGGCGAGTTTCGTCGAGCGGACCTCGGCTACGGAATGA
- a CDS encoding GH25 family lysozyme — MRIAIESTRSLLLLTMAVGWVVGGPGPTGIQGEATAGLTPIAASSEDSAAPHPAAGDSLAAALAEAGPAAVVAIHHGVDVSRHSGAVDWQVIADQGFTFAVVKATEGVDLEDSAFQGHWPAIRKVGLRRGAYHFYVTEDDPVEQAEFFLRTVPFSSGDLVPVVDVELIGHNTPPGLAERLRTFLDHIEKRVGVKPMIYTSPHFWNRHLTADFGDYPLWIAEYDVAAPVLPKGWEQWHLWQSKGDATVEGVAKGADLNLGNPRLDAIASLLIP; from the coding sequence GTGAGAATCGCTATTGAGAGCACCCGTAGCCTACTGCTGCTGACGATGGCGGTCGGCTGGGTCGTCGGCGGGCCGGGTCCGACGGGAATTCAGGGCGAAGCGACCGCCGGGTTGACACCGATCGCCGCCTCTTCGGAAGACTCGGCGGCGCCTCACCCGGCGGCGGGCGATTCCCTGGCTGCCGCTCTCGCTGAGGCAGGGCCAGCGGCGGTCGTGGCGATCCATCACGGAGTGGACGTCTCTCGGCACAGCGGAGCCGTCGACTGGCAGGTGATCGCCGATCAGGGCTTCACCTTCGCAGTGGTCAAGGCGACGGAAGGGGTGGACCTCGAGGACTCGGCCTTCCAGGGCCACTGGCCGGCGATTCGGAAGGTCGGTCTGCGGCGCGGCGCCTACCACTTTTATGTCACCGAAGACGATCCTGTCGAACAGGCGGAGTTTTTTCTCCGCACCGTCCCTTTCTCCTCCGGGGATCTGGTGCCGGTGGTCGATGTCGAGTTGATCGGCCACAACACCCCGCCGGGCCTGGCCGAACGACTTCGGACCTTTCTCGATCACATCGAAAAGCGCGTCGGGGTGAAGCCCATGATCTACACCTCACCGCACTTCTGGAACCGGCACCTAACCGCCGATTTCGGCGACTACCCGCTGTGGATCGCCGAGTACGACGTGGCGGCGCCGGTACTGCCGAAGGGCTGGGAGCAATGGCACCTGTGGCAGTCAAAGGGGGACGCGACGGTCGAAGGGGTGGCAAAGGGGGCGGACCTGAACCTCGGCAACCCGCGCCTTGACGCCATCGCATCGCTGCTCATTCCGTAG